A single window of Nicotiana tomentosiformis chromosome 1, ASM39032v3, whole genome shotgun sequence DNA harbors:
- the LOC104097380 gene encoding protein SHI RELATED SEQUENCE 1-like codes for MMMREVELGSSSSRCQDCGNQAKKDCTYLRCRTCCKSRGFHCQTHVKSTWAPVSTRRPRHHLHQQLSTIQQQQYQLQAGPNPNKRYRENHEIQGEEGGDFPGEVSFPAVFRCIRVSSIDNVVDQYAYQTSVNIAGHVFKGILYDQGPENRYNNMAAGESSSFQQQQPPNLLTAATTSTTTAPSYPNPFSALMPGTQFIQYPKSS; via the exons ATGATGATGAGGGAAGTAGAATTAGGATCATCAAGTAGTAGGTGCCAAGATTGTGGAAATCAAGCTAAAAAAGATTGCACATATTTGAGGTGCAGAACTTGCTGTAAGAGCCGAGGGTTTCATTGCCAAACGCACGTTAAGAGCACTTGGGCCCCTGTATCCACAAGGCGTCCACGGCACCATCTTCACCAGCAGCTTTCCACTATTCAACAACAGCAATATCAGCTTCAAGCTGGGCCAAACCCTAATAAAAGATACAGAGAAAATCATGAAATTCAAG gtgaagAAGGAGGTGATTTTCCGGGGGAAGTGAGTTTTCCAGCAGTATTTCGATGTATTCGCGTAAGTTCAATTGACAATGTGGTGGATCAGTATGCTTATCAGACATCGGTAAACATAGCAGGACATGTTTTTAAAGGGATATTATATGATCAAGGACCTGAGAATCGTTACAATAATATGGCCGCTGGGGAAAGCAGCTCCTTTCAGCAGCAGCAACCTCCTAATTTACTTACTGCTGCTACCACTAGTACAACTACAGCTCCTTCTTATCCCAATCCTTTTAGTGCTTTGATGCCTGGTACGCAATTTATTCAATACCCAAAATCATCTTGA